In a genomic window of Methanocalculus natronophilus:
- a CDS encoding PAS domain S-box protein, producing the protein MSNAAILIVEDEAVTAMAIQKSLTNLGYSVCGIAPTAEQAVNKARELDPDLILMDIKLAGKKTGIHAAAEINRHKNIPIVYLTAFSDDRIINAAKTTEPFGYILKPVREQELRTTIEMALYRHAMETKLREHEDTIRVLLNATDDMHFLMDTGGTILAANKALADCAGKTHEELVGTDIYDLVSQGCISPKMAGYKFPANQNTSVISTERFGERWFDIGIHPVTDSRGVVIKYAVHIHDITRLKGMEEKIRQKDEVFRSIIDDMADIIIILNQDGTLLQESPSLNRFAGYRDEEKQGRTWFEYLHEDSLETARRLFFEVLKNPSQSRKFELNFQTVHGKTISVQGILSNHVDDPDFLFDGIVLTGWVKRHPDVPQLSDAGS; encoded by the coding sequence ATGAGTAATGCAGCGATATTGATCGTGGAAGACGAAGCGGTCACCGCGATGGCAATACAAAAAAGCCTGACGAACCTGGGCTATTCGGTCTGCGGGATCGCTCCGACAGCAGAGCAGGCTGTAAACAAAGCCAGAGAGCTCGACCCCGACCTCATCCTGATGGATATCAAGCTTGCCGGGAAGAAGACCGGAATCCATGCAGCAGCAGAGATTAACCGGCATAAGAACATTCCAATCGTCTACCTGACCGCGTTTTCAGATGATAGGATCATCAATGCGGCAAAAACGACTGAGCCGTTTGGATACATCCTCAAACCCGTGCGTGAACAGGAACTCAGGACCACAATCGAGATGGCACTCTACAGACATGCGATGGAGACAAAACTCAGAGAGCATGAGGATACAATCCGCGTACTGCTGAATGCAACCGATGATATGCATTTTCTCATGGATACAGGGGGCACAATCCTTGCTGCAAACAAGGCTCTTGCTGACTGTGCAGGCAAAACCCACGAGGAGCTGGTTGGAACGGATATTTATGATCTTGTTTCCCAGGGTTGTATATCACCCAAAATGGCAGGGTATAAGTTCCCAGCGAATCAGAACACGTCAGTGATATCGACAGAACGCTTTGGAGAGAGATGGTTTGATATCGGGATACATCCGGTCACAGATTCCAGAGGGGTGGTGATTAAATATGCGGTACATATCCATGATATCACAAGGCTCAAGGGAATGGAGGAGAAGATACGCCAGAAAGACGAAGTGTTCAGATCAATCATCGATGATATGGCTGATATCATCATAATCCTGAACCAGGATGGCACGCTCCTCCAGGAGAGCCCGTCACTGAACCGGTTTGCCGGATACAGGGATGAAGAGAAGCAGGGCAGAACGTGGTTTGAGTATCTCCATGAGGACAGCCTTGAAACCGCCCGCAGGCTCTTTTTTGAGGTCCTGAAAAACCCGTCACAATCCCGGAAATTTGAGCTGAACTTCCAGACCGTTCATGGAAAGACCATCTCTGTCCAGGGTATACTGAGCAACCACGTTGATGATCCCGACTTTCTCTTCGATGGTATTGTACTGACTGGATGGGTGAAGAGACACCCCGATGTACCGCAGCTTTCAGATGCGGGCTCATAA
- a CDS encoding PAS domain S-box protein has translation MPPPISMPISILYVDEEPALLELGKLFLEMEDTFCVTTCTTAKEALDYHLREPFDVIISDYEMPEMNGIDFLQQLRGASDQTPFIILTGKSREEVAICALNSGADLYFQKTTDPKVQFAELSHAIRIVVGKRRSELAEFRNGKLLKEAKSLRLSILEAIPDILIRCDAEGTYLDILTPDNKLLLSPKAELIGKTVPEVVSEEIGLLFVEAIQKALSTQELQTIDYILTVTAGKKFFEARIVPYVADEVLILIRDITVRKGAEARLRHHLRRAEALLTLHRMSGATEQQLLDATLDAGLSVTESPYGFIGLLNPDESVMTIHAWSEEVKDECAVEDQPVRFPVESAGIWGEPVRTRLPVLINDYAAPHPAKHGLPEGHVPISRYMGVPILFGEEIFAVLAVANKREDYLDDDLSALTHLGIMMSELIHRTRSDDSLREREQRFRSLTEHARDIMYRIALYPDVRITYVNPVVSEITGYGQEEWYRKPELLWERIHHDDRHILNQDYSSEPPKTPLITRFYRKNNTMIWFEQNIVPIRDNSGAITAIEGIARDITDIKRAEEEALVESKKRYQSLFESINDGYARYQMIPDHDGNPVDFQIIEANPAFEQVSGLPADSCIGRSVLEVFPTTGRKWVEVCGKTATTGEPQAFEEQLPGIGNIFEVLVYRPQEGECAALFQDITEKKKKDEEIQRSLREKETLIKEIHHRVKNNMQVIASLLMLQKDSIADPLMREVFMESENRVYSIALVHEKLYQSDNLSRIDYGEYLSDIGSHILASRNGGDERIHLEIDAPDIYLSIDRAVPLSLITNELLTNALKHAFPDGREGTIHIQMERIENRFIYRFADDGIGLPDDLDYTNTHTLGLQLVCNLVKQLLGTMTLKRGTGTAFELTFEASMEEEEEDNE, from the coding sequence ATGCCGCCCCCCATCTCCATGCCGATCTCCATTCTCTATGTGGATGAAGAGCCGGCACTGCTTGAGCTCGGGAAACTCTTTCTTGAGATGGAGGATACCTTTTGTGTTACAACCTGTACAACTGCGAAAGAGGCGCTGGATTACCATCTCAGGGAACCATTTGACGTGATTATTTCTGATTATGAGATGCCTGAGATGAATGGCATCGATTTTTTACAACAGCTCCGGGGGGCATCAGATCAGACACCATTTATTATCCTGACCGGGAAGAGCCGTGAAGAGGTTGCAATTTGTGCATTGAACAGTGGTGCGGATTTATATTTCCAGAAAACCACAGATCCGAAGGTTCAGTTTGCTGAACTGTCTCATGCGATTCGGATTGTTGTTGGTAAAAGAAGAAGTGAATTAGCGGAATTTCGGAATGGAAAACTGCTTAAAGAAGCAAAATCCCTCAGGCTCTCTATCCTGGAAGCAATACCGGATATCCTGATACGCTGTGATGCGGAAGGAACGTATCTTGATATCCTGACGCCTGATAATAAGCTGCTCCTCTCTCCAAAGGCTGAACTGATAGGAAAGACTGTCCCCGAGGTGGTGTCAGAGGAGATTGGACTTTTGTTTGTTGAGGCGATTCAGAAGGCTCTCTCAACGCAGGAGCTTCAGACGATCGACTATATACTCACTGTCACAGCAGGTAAGAAGTTTTTTGAGGCTCGTATCGTTCCCTATGTAGCAGACGAGGTGCTCATCCTCATCAGGGATATTACGGTAAGGAAGGGTGCGGAGGCCCGTCTTCGTCACCATCTCAGGCGTGCAGAAGCACTCCTTACGCTCCACAGGATGTCGGGTGCAACAGAACAGCAGCTATTGGATGCCACCCTTGATGCCGGCCTTTCTGTAACAGAGAGTCCATATGGCTTTATCGGTCTTTTGAACCCTGATGAATCGGTGATGACCATCCATGCCTGGTCAGAAGAGGTGAAGGATGAGTGCGCTGTTGAAGACCAGCCGGTCCGGTTCCCGGTAGAATCAGCCGGTATCTGGGGCGAGCCTGTCAGGACACGACTCCCGGTACTCATCAATGACTACGCTGCCCCACACCCTGCAAAGCACGGGTTGCCTGAGGGGCATGTCCCGATCTCCCGGTACATGGGTGTTCCGATCCTGTTTGGAGAGGAGATCTTTGCGGTTCTTGCAGTTGCCAATAAAAGAGAGGATTATCTGGATGATGATCTCTCTGCACTGACACATCTTGGGATCATGATGAGCGAGCTGATCCACCGGACGAGATCTGATGATTCCCTCCGTGAGCGCGAGCAGCGGTTCAGGAGCCTCACCGAGCATGCCAGGGACATCATGTACCGGATAGCTCTCTATCCAGATGTCCGGATTACCTATGTAAACCCGGTGGTCAGCGAGATAACCGGGTATGGCCAGGAGGAATGGTATCGGAAGCCGGAACTGCTCTGGGAGCGTATCCACCATGATGATCGTCACATTCTCAATCAGGATTATTCTTCAGAACCCCCGAAAACCCCACTTATTACCCGCTTTTATCGGAAGAACAACACAATGATCTGGTTTGAACAGAATATCGTCCCAATACGGGATAATTCCGGAGCTATTACTGCAATCGAGGGTATCGCACGTGATATAACCGATATTAAGCGGGCTGAAGAGGAGGCGCTTGTAGAGAGCAAAAAACGCTACCAGTCACTCTTCGAGTCCATAAATGACGGCTATGCCAGGTACCAGATGATACCTGATCATGATGGGAACCCGGTTGATTTTCAAATTATTGAAGCAAATCCCGCATTTGAACAGGTCTCCGGATTGCCAGCTGATTCATGTATCGGGAGAAGTGTGTTGGAAGTCTTTCCGACAACAGGCAGAAAGTGGGTTGAAGTCTGTGGAAAAACCGCAACAACCGGAGAGCCACAGGCTTTTGAGGAGCAGCTGCCTGGTATTGGCAATATATTTGAGGTACTGGTATACAGGCCACAGGAGGGAGAATGCGCTGCTCTCTTCCAGGATATAACCGAGAAGAAGAAGAAAGATGAAGAGATTCAACGTTCACTCCGGGAAAAAGAGACGTTGATAAAGGAGATCCATCATCGTGTGAAAAACAATATGCAGGTGATTGCAAGTCTCCTGATGCTGCAGAAGGACAGCATTGCGGATCCCCTGATGCGTGAGGTATTCATGGAGAGTGAAAACCGGGTCTATTCAATAGCCCTTGTGCATGAGAAACTCTACCAGTCGGATAACCTCTCCCGGATAGACTATGGCGAGTACCTCTCTGATATCGGGAGCCATATTCTGGCTTCAAGAAACGGGGGAGATGAGAGAATCCATCTTGAGATCGATGCTCCGGATATCTATCTCTCAATAGACAGAGCCGTGCCCCTCTCACTCATCACCAACGAACTCCTGACCAATGCCCTGAAGCACGCCTTTCCGGATGGCAGGGAGGGGACTATCCACATTCAGATGGAACGTATTGAGAACAGATTCATATATCGCTTTGCTGACGATGGTATTGGTCTTCCAGATGACCTTGATTATACCAACACACATACACTCGGCCTGCAGCTTGTTTGCAACCTGGTGAAGCAGCTCCTTGGGACAATGACACTGAAACGGGGGACGGGAACGGCATTTGAGCTAACCTTTGAAGCCAGTATGGAGGAGGAGGAGGAAGATAATGAGTAA
- the ablB gene encoding putative beta-lysine N-acetyltransferase has product MKKSDSIVRVGRSVIQHGAHNNRIYVIRLDTGDTERVLQWVNETLGKEGYTKVFAKVPAAEADLFLRDGFAVEAEIPGFFPDGSACLFLGKYTDPSRRKHDGTSVAETLEISWQRAGAGNPPLKEGHLIREAGVPDAKALAELYASVFPSYPFPIDDPNFISDSIEGGETRFFLLCDAGHLIAASSAELDSTSKTVEMTDFATLPAARGAGAAGALLAHMEAIVKEEGYHLAYTICRGEEPAINILFARGGYRYAGTLPNNTQIGGGFESMNVWYKHLISKSL; this is encoded by the coding sequence ATGAAGAAGAGTGATTCTATTGTCAGGGTGGGCAGAAGTGTCATCCAGCATGGCGCCCACAACAACAGGATTTATGTCATCCGTCTTGATACCGGTGATACAGAGCGGGTTCTCCAATGGGTAAACGAAACCCTCGGGAAGGAAGGGTATACCAAGGTCTTTGCAAAAGTACCGGCAGCAGAGGCTGATCTCTTTCTCAGAGACGGGTTTGCGGTTGAGGCAGAGATCCCGGGTTTCTTCCCGGACGGTAGTGCCTGTCTCTTCCTTGGGAAATATACCGATCCGTCCAGGAGGAAGCATGATGGCACGTCTGTTGCCGAGACCCTTGAGATCTCATGGCAGCGTGCCGGTGCAGGAAACCCGCCACTGAAAGAGGGACACCTGATCCGGGAGGCGGGTGTCCCGGATGCAAAGGCGCTTGCAGAACTCTACGCATCGGTCTTCCCAAGCTACCCGTTTCCAATCGATGATCCCAACTTCATCTCGGACTCGATCGAGGGAGGAGAGACCCGGTTCTTCCTCCTCTGTGATGCAGGCCATCTCATTGCAGCCTCATCTGCCGAACTGGACAGCACCTCAAAGACCGTCGAGATGACTGATTTTGCAACCCTGCCTGCTGCCCGCGGGGCTGGTGCTGCAGGCGCTCTGCTTGCCCATATGGAAGCCATTGTCAAAGAAGAAGGGTATCATCTCGCCTACACGATCTGCAGGGGCGAAGAGCCCGCGATCAATATCCTTTTTGCTCGCGGTGGTTACCGGTATGCAGGCACCCTCCCGAATAACACGCAGATCGGGGGCGGTTTTGAGAGTATGAATGTCTGGTACAAACACCTCATTTCGAAGTCTTTGTAG
- the ablA gene encoding lysine 2,3-aminomutase, translated as MESANNSQYTGVNHNDINEDAPQWRDWRWQIAHTIRDIRTLEKVLGITFPPDERKKLEETISKFPLAATPYYLSLIRTEDYANDPVFLQAVPSADELIIEGCDLEDPLAEDSDSPVPGITHRYPDRVLFLVSNVCSMYCRHCTRKRRVGDRDRIPTWEEMEEGIAYIRDHPEIRDVLLSGGDPLMLPDDLLDRILTELRTIPHVEIIRIGTRTPVVLPFRITDGLIGVMKKHQPIWINTHFNHPQEITPTAEKALAKLADAGFPLGNQSVLLAGVNDCPRIMKALVQKLVKNRVRPYYLYQCDLAEGLSHFRTPVGKGIEIIENLIGHTSGFAVPTYVIDAPGGGGKIPVMPTYLISYSTNKVILRNFEGVITTYREPDHYETIFCDRNCKDCVLQLNLRGGEEQHAVGIARLLSDYDETTALVPADSERMARREDEEE; from the coding sequence ATGGAATCTGCAAATAATAGCCAGTATACAGGAGTCAATCATAACGATATCAATGAGGATGCACCACAATGGAGGGACTGGAGGTGGCAGATTGCTCATACAATACGCGATATCAGAACCCTTGAGAAGGTTCTTGGGATCACGTTTCCCCCGGATGAGCGGAAAAAACTTGAAGAGACAATTTCGAAGTTTCCACTTGCAGCAACACCATACTACCTCTCATTAATCAGAACCGAGGATTATGCAAATGATCCCGTCTTCCTGCAGGCAGTTCCGTCGGCAGATGAACTGATCATCGAAGGCTGCGATCTCGAAGATCCCCTTGCCGAGGATAGCGACAGCCCGGTCCCTGGTATCACCCACCGCTATCCTGACCGTGTTCTCTTCCTGGTCTCCAATGTCTGTTCCATGTACTGCCGCCACTGCACCCGGAAACGGAGGGTTGGCGATCGCGACCGGATCCCGACATGGGAGGAGATGGAGGAAGGTATCGCCTATATCCGCGATCATCCTGAGATTCGTGATGTCCTGCTCTCAGGAGGCGATCCCCTGATGCTGCCTGATGATCTGCTGGACCGGATCCTGACTGAGCTTCGGACGATCCCGCATGTTGAGATCATCCGGATCGGGACACGAACCCCGGTTGTTCTTCCATTCAGGATCACTGACGGTCTCATCGGGGTGATGAAAAAACACCAGCCGATCTGGATAAATACGCATTTCAACCATCCCCAGGAGATTACACCGACTGCTGAAAAAGCGCTTGCAAAACTTGCTGATGCAGGCTTTCCGCTCGGCAACCAGTCAGTCCTCCTTGCAGGCGTAAACGACTGCCCGAGGATTATGAAGGCACTTGTCCAGAAGCTCGTCAAGAACCGGGTCCGCCCCTACTACCTCTACCAGTGCGATCTCGCAGAAGGACTCTCCCATTTCAGGACGCCTGTTGGAAAGGGAATTGAGATCATCGAGAACCTGATCGGCCATACAAGCGGTTTTGCAGTCCCCACCTATGTCATCGACGCACCCGGCGGGGGAGGAAAGATTCCGGTGATGCCGACATACCTCATCTCGTACTCGACAAACAAGGTGATTCTCAGGAATTTTGAAGGTGTGATCACAACATACAGGGAACCGGATCATTACGAGACGATCTTCTGTGATCGCAACTGCAAAGACTGTGTGCTCCAGCTGAACCTCAGGGGCGGAGAGGAGCAGCATGCAGTTGGTATCGCCCGTCTCCTCTCTGACTATGATGAGACGACTGCACTTGTCCCGGCAGACTCTGAACGGATGGCAAGGAGAGAAGATGAAGAAGAGTGA
- the nadX gene encoding aspartate dehydrogenase, translating into MITVGLLGCGNIGHIIARNQVGFSITAVYDRIPEKAEELASASGAVAFTDADSFLSADFDIVVEAASVAAAQEFGELILKSGRDFIVMSVGALTDHSYRERLIAIAKEMKKKIYVPSGAVMGLDNIKVGRISAITSFLLRTTKSTTSLGIESDEPTMIFSGKAHECIRNYPKNVNVSEALTLAAGHEVDVELWVDPDTDRNTHEIFIEGEFGDAYIRVRNVPSPDNPATSYLAALSILSLLRDLENPLVIGT; encoded by the coding sequence ATGATCACGGTCGGACTGCTTGGATGCGGAAATATCGGACATATTATCGCAAGGAACCAGGTTGGATTCTCCATTACCGCAGTCTATGACAGGATACCAGAAAAAGCAGAGGAGCTGGCATCAGCATCGGGTGCTGTTGCCTTTACCGATGCCGACTCGTTTTTATCGGCAGATTTTGATATTGTTGTTGAAGCGGCATCTGTTGCTGCCGCGCAGGAGTTCGGTGAACTGATCCTGAAATCCGGACGGGATTTTATTGTGATGAGTGTCGGTGCACTCACAGATCACTCCTATCGTGAGCGTCTTATTGCAATTGCAAAAGAGATGAAGAAGAAGATCTATGTCCCTTCAGGTGCAGTGATGGGTCTTGACAATATCAAAGTCGGCAGGATCTCAGCGATCACCAGTTTCCTTCTCAGAACAACAAAGAGCACTACATCGCTTGGGATCGAAAGCGACGAGCCGACGATGATCTTCTCAGGAAAAGCACATGAATGCATCAGGAACTATCCAAAGAACGTCAATGTATCCGAGGCTCTTACGCTGGCTGCCGGCCATGAGGTGGATGTTGAACTCTGGGTTGACCCGGACACTGATAGAAATACACACGAGATCTTTATTGAAGGCGAGTTTGGTGATGCATACATCAGGGTGAGGAACGTCCCAAGCCCGGATAATCCTGCCACAAGCTACCTTGCCGCACTCTCGATCCTCTCCCTTCTCAGGGATCTCGAAAACCCGCTGGTGATCGGAACATGA
- the nadA gene encoding quinolinate synthase NadA, protein MTGAEDILKLKQEQNALILAHNYQLPEIQEVADIVGDSLELAITAADAEEPLLIVCGVRFMAETAKLLSPDKTVLIPVLDAGCPLADFLTPEMIREAQEQHPDAAVVVYVNSSVEVKAAADITCTSSNAAAVVRSLSEETILFGPDANLASYVQQQVPEKRIIPLPAEGHCYVHTAFTKEQIREAKEKGWRVVCHPECLPAIQAESDLVTSTGGMVRHACDCEEWFVCTEREMGYRLQTLYPDLIFHVDSGAVCDDMKKTKAADLLRSLQEGVYEITINPDIALPARKAVERMLSL, encoded by the coding sequence ATGACTGGTGCAGAAGATATACTGAAACTGAAACAAGAACAAAACGCGCTCATCCTGGCTCACAACTACCAGTTGCCTGAGATACAGGAGGTTGCAGATATTGTCGGGGACAGCCTGGAGCTCGCCATTACGGCAGCTGATGCAGAAGAGCCCCTTTTGATCGTCTGCGGTGTCCGGTTCATGGCAGAGACCGCCAAGCTCCTCTCACCGGATAAAACCGTCCTGATACCCGTCCTGGATGCCGGATGTCCGCTTGCTGATTTCCTCACCCCTGAGATGATCCGGGAGGCACAGGAGCAGCACCCGGATGCGGCAGTCGTCGTCTATGTCAATTCCAGCGTGGAGGTAAAAGCAGCTGCTGATATCACCTGTACATCCTCAAATGCTGCGGCGGTGGTCAGGTCGCTTTCAGAAGAAACGATACTCTTTGGGCCGGATGCAAATCTTGCCTCCTATGTGCAGCAGCAGGTGCCTGAGAAGCGGATCATCCCGCTTCCGGCAGAGGGGCACTGTTATGTGCATACCGCATTTACCAAAGAGCAGATCCGGGAGGCAAAAGAGAAGGGATGGCGGGTGGTATGCCATCCCGAATGCCTTCCGGCAATCCAGGCAGAATCAGATCTTGTCACCTCAACAGGTGGAATGGTCCGGCATGCCTGCGACTGTGAGGAATGGTTCGTCTGCACCGAGCGGGAGATGGGATACCGGCTCCAGACACTCTATCCGGACCTGATTTTCCATGTTGATTCCGGGGCCGTCTGTGACGACATGAAGAAGACGAAGGCAGCAGATCTGCTCAGATCCCTGCAGGAAGGTGTATATGAGATTACGATCAATCCCGACATTGCTCTTCCTGCCCGGAAGGCTGTCGAGAGAATGCTCTCCCTCTGA
- the nadC gene encoding carboxylating nicotinate-nucleotide diphosphorylase: MIHHETLRGFLAEDAPFGDQTTQAVVPMTDGRAAVIAGDTGVVAGIAEAIILFSECGVEARALAGDGDWIDPGQQILDISGPVHGILLAERTVLNLMGRMSGIATATKRFSSLIESVMPGARIAGTRKTAPGLRFFDKKAVMLGGGDPHRYTLSDAIMIKDNHLALVGIEEAIAKARAVSRFRVIEIEVETPEDAMTAASAGADALLLDNMNADSVKETVALLEAHDLRKNVFLEISGGITPANAGSYEGCGIDLVSSGWLTHSVKNFDFSLEMRMALRVIKL; encoded by the coding sequence ATGATTCACCATGAGACCTTACGGGGGTTTCTTGCAGAAGACGCCCCCTTTGGCGACCAGACGACCCAGGCAGTCGTCCCCATGACAGATGGCCGGGCGGCTGTTATTGCCGGGGATACCGGGGTGGTTGCGGGTATTGCCGAGGCGATCATTCTCTTCTCCGAATGCGGCGTTGAGGCGCGGGCGCTGGCAGGGGATGGAGACTGGATCGATCCCGGCCAGCAGATCCTGGATATCTCGGGTCCGGTTCATGGCATCCTCCTTGCCGAGAGGACGGTTCTGAACCTGATGGGGAGGATGTCTGGAATTGCCACTGCCACGAAACGGTTCTCTTCCCTCATCGAATCGGTGATGCCCGGCGCCCGGATCGCCGGAACCAGGAAGACGGCGCCGGGGCTCCGGTTCTTTGATAAAAAGGCGGTCATGCTTGGTGGAGGAGATCCACACCGGTATACCCTCTCCGATGCGATCATGATCAAGGATAATCATCTTGCACTCGTCGGGATTGAGGAGGCGATCGCAAAAGCAAGGGCTGTCTCCAGGTTCAGGGTGATTGAGATCGAGGTTGAGACGCCTGAAGACGCAATGACTGCTGCATCAGCAGGGGCGGATGCCCTGCTCCTTGATAATATGAATGCGGATTCCGTGAAAGAGACAGTAGCCCTCCTGGAAGCGCATGATCTCCGGAAGAATGTTTTCCTTGAGATCTCAGGCGGCATAACCCCGGCAAATGCCGGATCCTATGAAGGGTGCGGGATTGATCTCGTCTCGTCCGGGTGGTTGACCCACTCGGTGAAAAATTTTGATTTCAGCCTTGAGATGAGGATGGCCCTGCGGGTTATCAAATTATAA
- a CDS encoding DUF4349 domain-containing protein codes for MTKRTPILLILLLFGLLAIAGCVSSDHAASTVEPSYARYAAEYEEAMVAGDAAYAPDSQVIKEGWIHLRVRDTRGATGDITTIAERYNGRIQSLSLNSGGMRDGREQFYAEITLRVPSHAFDPVMQEIEGLGTLTQRQVKTRDVTAEYTDLHAEQKALEDQLTRLAEILQKAETVEEILKVQAAIDTAQMNHDRVTGRINLMSSQIDESTIQIFVREGEAIGIDSGFSLSGILNTGISALLFVFGMMIVAVFALLPLAVVGGIAWYVIKKRRG; via the coding sequence ATGACAAAACGAACTCCAATTCTCCTGATTCTGCTGCTCTTTGGGCTTCTTGCAATAGCAGGCTGTGTCAGTTCCGATCATGCCGCCTCTACGGTGGAGCCCTCATATGCAAGATATGCCGCCGAATATGAAGAAGCCATGGTAGCGGGAGATGCAGCATATGCTCCCGACAGCCAGGTGATCAAGGAAGGCTGGATACATCTCCGGGTTCGTGACACCAGGGGTGCTACCGGGGATATAACCACCATCGCAGAACGATACAACGGCAGGATACAGTCGCTCTCCCTCAATTCTGGTGGCATGCGGGATGGGCGTGAACAGTTTTATGCTGAGATCACCCTCAGGGTGCCTTCCCATGCTTTTGATCCTGTGATGCAGGAGATAGAAGGCCTCGGCACACTGACACAGCGGCAGGTCAAGACCCGTGATGTCACAGCCGAATATACCGATCTCCATGCTGAACAGAAGGCTCTTGAAGACCAGCTCACCCGGCTCGCCGAGATCCTCCAGAAAGCAGAGACGGTAGAGGAGATCCTGAAGGTGCAGGCGGCAATTGATACCGCTCAGATGAACCATGACCGCGTGACCGGCAGGATCAACCTGATGAGCTCACAGATCGATGAATCAACGATCCAAATCTTTGTCCGGGAAGGAGAGGCAATCGGGATTGATTCGGGCTTCTCCCTTTCAGGAATTTTGAATACCGGTATCAGCGCCCTTCTCTTTGTCTTTGGCATGATGATCGTGGCTGTCTTTGCGCTTCTCCCGCTTGCAGTTGTCGGAGGAATTGCATGGTATGTCATCAAAAAGAGGAGAGGATGA
- the mgtE gene encoding magnesium transporter: protein MEIDKIRELLANRDWHTLRTYAQSLSRSEWVELFPEMDDADYALFFRLLDKESALLVFESLDPDQQARLITLMEDPETLRLVEGLDPDDQTRLFEELPAKITKRILAHMEPGDAAVINKLLGYPEGSAGRFMTSRYIAARRSETVGQVLQNLHTSPLRPDEMGVIFVIGMGRLYEGYIRLGSLLKTTPDTEIGELASDPEVFVRTTDTSIRAAELVSEYDIPAIAVLDGEGRLVGSITFDDAMDLLEEEGTEDFQKIGSVRDLGVNVKEATISLLYRKRIPWLMVLVLMNVFSGAGIAYYEETIEAAIALVFFLPLLIDSGGNAGSQSATLMVRSLAIGDVRMRDWFGLIGKEAGIAVALGVTLAGAVMVLGMFRGGPEIAVVVGLAMLIIILVGSLIGMTLPFVLARLNKDPAVASTPLVTSFCDITGVLIYFTIATWYLGI, encoded by the coding sequence ATGGAGATAGATAAAATCAGGGAGCTGCTTGCCAACAGAGACTGGCATACCCTTCGGACATATGCGCAGTCGCTTTCGAGGAGCGAATGGGTGGAGCTCTTCCCTGAGATGGATGATGCCGACTACGCATTATTCTTCCGGCTTCTGGACAAGGAGAGTGCTCTCCTTGTCTTTGAGTCACTCGATCCAGACCAGCAGGCACGCCTGATCACCCTGATGGAAGATCCGGAGACGCTCCGGCTGGTTGAAGGGCTTGACCCGGATGACCAGACACGTCTCTTTGAGGAGCTTCCCGCAAAGATCACCAAGCGTATCCTCGCCCACATGGAGCCGGGAGACGCAGCTGTTATCAACAAGCTCCTCGGCTACCCTGAAGGGAGTGCCGGGAGATTTATGACATCCCGCTATATTGCGGCACGAAGAAGTGAGACTGTCGGTCAGGTGCTCCAGAACCTGCATACCAGTCCCCTCCGTCCCGATGAGATGGGAGTGATATTTGTCATCGGGATGGGGCGGCTGTACGAGGGGTATATCCGGCTTGGAAGTCTGTTGAAGACAACACCTGATACAGAGATTGGAGAGCTTGCTTCTGATCCCGAGGTCTTCGTCCGGACAACCGATACCAGTATACGGGCAGCAGAACTTGTCTCCGAATACGATATTCCCGCTATCGCCGTTCTTGACGGGGAAGGCCGCCTGGTTGGATCTATCACCTTCGATGATGCAATGGACCTTCTTGAGGAAGAGGGGACAGAAGATTTCCAGAAGATTGGTTCGGTCCGTGATCTCGGGGTGAATGTCAAGGAAGCAACCATATCACTCCTCTACCGGAAACGGATTCCCTGGCTCATGGTACTTGTCCTGATGAACGTCTTCTCAGGCGCAGGGATCGCATATTACGAGGAGACCATCGAAGCTGCTATTGCACTTGTCTTCTTCCTCCCGCTCTTAATTGACAGTGGAGGGAATGCCGGATCCCAGTCCGCAACCCTGATGGTCAGGTCTCTTGCCATTGGCGATGTCCGGATGAGAGACTGGTTCGGGCTGATTGGTAAAGAGGCAGGAATCGCAGTCGCCCTTGGTGTGACGCTTGCAGGAGCGGTGATGGTGCTTGGTATGTTCCGTGGCGGCCCTGAGATCGCTGTTGTCGTTGGACTTGCAATGCTCATCATCATCCTTGTCGGATCGCTCATCGGGATGACCCTCCCGTTCGTCCTGGCACGGTTGAATAAAGACCCCGCAGTGGCGAGCACCCCGCTTGTCACCTCGTTCTGTGATATAACAGGTGTTCTCATCTACTTTACAATCGCCACCTGGTACCTGGGCATATAA